From one Lolium rigidum isolate FL_2022 chromosome 4, APGP_CSIRO_Lrig_0.1, whole genome shotgun sequence genomic stretch:
- the LOC124708485 gene encoding BTB/POZ domain-containing protein At5g41330-like: MASTSVVTLNVGGELFQTTAATLSRAGASSPLASLAPSPPTTPHFLDRDPRLFALILSFLRCGRLASPPPSPALLAEARHFALDGALLASLSPASAFSPLSLRPAALLPLTGRVAPSAVAISPSPTTASLFAAHGGVVTSFDAALASRTSVLTPLPAVDSLVAVSPTLALAGARDFPGVHLCRFPGDAPATASEALSWPDSPSASVLSLAASEAAPQWLFASFESARRNSSAVVAFDLNSLTPVAEIGRKEVFGADVEAAIPPTKLGWLAGHSLLLAAGSHSGPAGMVGDIRLWDVRASATVPVWEVREKEDCFADVAASDSLSALFKVGAASGEVFMADLRRLGGDGIGVEPWVCIGDEKRASAAAASRRKDGNNCRVECYRDWVFVARGADVEVWSQVELTSEAGKKKAMRRNWVGNGPSMSTAGSLEGVMEKAKIVSWAFGGSRMALARVDQRSIEVWDSASGATSVQL, from the coding sequence ATGGCGTCCACATCCGTCGTCACCCTCAACGTCGGCGGCGAGCTCTTCCAGACCACCGCGGCCACCCTCTCCCGCGCCGGCGCATCCTCCCCGCTCGCCTCCCTCGCCCCTTCGCCCCCAACCACGCCACACTTCCTCGATCGCGACCCGCGCCTCTTCGCcctcatcctctccttcctccgctgcggccgcctcgcgtcccctcctCCCTCTCCGGCCCTCCTCGCCGAGGCGCGGCACTTCGCACTCGACGGCGCCCTCCTCGCCTCCCTTTCCCCCGCGTCCGCCTTCTCCCCCCTCTCCCTGCgccccgccgccctcctccccctAACCGGCCGCGTCGCTCCCTCCGCAGTGGCCATCTCCCCCTCCCCGACCACAGCCTCCCTCTTCGCCGCGCACGGCGGGGTTGTTACCAGCTTCGACGCCGCGCTCGCCTCCCGCACCAGCGTCCTCACGCCGCTCCCCGCCGTCGACTCGCTCGTCGCGGTGTCCCCAACCCTCGCCCTCGCTGGCGCGCGCGACTTCCCCGGCGTCCACCTCTGCCGGTTCCCGGGAGACGCCCCGGCCACAGCTTCAGAAGCGCTTTCTTGGCCGGACTCGCCTTCTGCCTCcgtgctctccctcgccgcctcaGAAGCGGCGCCACAGTGGCTCTTCGCCAGCTTCGAGTCAGCGCGGCGGAACTCGAGCGCCGTCGTGGCGTTCGATCTGAACTCCCTCACACCCGTGGCCGAAATCGGGCGGAAGGAGGTGTTCggcgcggacgtggaggcggcgATACCGCCGACCAAGCTCGGATGGCTTGCCGGGCACAGTCTCTTGCTCGCCGCCGGGTCACACTCTGGGCCGGCTGGAATGGTGGGCGACATACGCCTGTGGGATGTCCGGGCGAGCGCCACGGTGCCGGTGTGGGAGGTCAGGGAGAAGGAGGACTGCTTCGCAGACGTTGCTGCGTCAGACTCGCTGTCGGCGTTGTTTAAGGTGGGGGCTGCGTCCGGTGAGGTTTTCATGGCTGACTTGAGGAGACTTGGTGGTGATGGCATTGGCGTCGAGCCCTGGGTGTGCATCGGGGACGAGAAAAGGGCGAGTGCAGCTGCAGCATCTCGCAGAAAGGATGGGAACAATTGTAGGGTTGAGTGCTACCGCGATTGGGTGTTTGTGGCGCGCGGGGCAGATGTTGAGGTTTGGTCACAGGTGGAGTTGACGTCGGAGGCTGGTAAGAAGAAGGCGATGAGGAGGAACTGGGTAGGGAATGGGCCATCCATGAGTACTGCAGGCAGCCTGGAGGGGGTGATGGAGAAGGCAAAGATCGTCAGCTGGGCCTTTGGAGGCAGCAGGATGGCATTGGCTAGAGTCGATCAGCGGTCTATCGAGGTGTGGGATAGTGCTTCAGGTGCAACGTCAGTGCAACTCTGA
- the LOC124649439 gene encoding uncharacterized protein LOC124649439: MASSSAASQFDDPSSVRRPPPPQRKPPLLMLLPLIYAPALPLIRIGLRHNPVWRDRLFYGVLAGAFAHGTYLISELYDSESK; encoded by the exons atggcgtcctcctccgccgcgtcgcaATTCGA CGATCCGTCGTCGGTGAGGCGCCCGCCACCGCCTCAGAGGAAGCCGCCGttgctgatgctgctgccgctCATCTACGCCCCGGCTCTGCCCCTCA TCAGGATCGGGCTCAGGCACAACCCGGTGTGGAGGGACCGCCTCTTCTACGGCGTCCTCGCCGGCGCATTCGCCCACGGCACCTACCTCAT ATCGGAACTGTATGACTCTGAGAGCAAGTGA
- the LOC124649177 gene encoding uncharacterized protein LOC124649177, with product MMLRAARAAGPLLRLSGAGAVGERVRCGVPSTPAVFTRGFFDFFKKGEKEAAKDAEAKAKAKARLSEEMSRGYFEDISEIRKNGGKIAMATKVIIPEVAAVKFPDLPLESPGGGALRLPFVAPPPEYSSPEAAGAVVPDASLVCLSFRASSQKMAESWSLPFLDAFGASGKVQVYEVSFIDSWLLSSSPMRRAFLKVTKKSNNPQRHVVYAFGDHYDFRKELQIVNLLTGYIYLVDRLGRIRWQGFGTATQEELSSLTTCTSVLLDEK from the exons atgatgctgagggcggcgcgagcggcgggGCCGCTTCTCCGCCTCTCCGGCGCCGGCGCTGTCGGTGAGAGGGTACGCTGCGGCGTTCCGTCCACGCCCGCGGTGTTCACCCGTGGTTTCTTCGATTTCTTCAAG AAAGGGGAAAAGGAGGCTGCCAAGGATGCGgaggccaaggcgaaggcgaaggcaAGGCT TTCTGAGGAGATGAGCCGGGGGTACTTCGAGGACATCTCGGAGATCCGCAAGAACGGCGGCAAG ATTGCCATGGCGACTAAGGTCATCATACCGGAGGTTGCTGCTGTGAAGTTCCCTGATCTTCCTTTGGAGTCCCCTGGTGGCGGGGCATTGCGACTACCGTTTGTTGCTCCTCCGCCGGAATACAGTAGTCCTGAGGCGGCTGGCGCCGTGGTTCCTGATGCATCACTGGTGTGCCTTTCCTTTCGTGCAAGCTCGCAG AAAATGGCAGAATCGTGGAGTCTACCTTTTCTTGATGCATTTGGTGCTTCTGGCAAAGTTCAAGTGTATGAG GTCTCATTTATAGATTCATGGTTGCTGTCATCAAGTCCTATGAGGCGTGCATTTCTCAAGGTGACGAAAAAATCAAACAATCCACAAAGACATGTCGTATATGCCTTTGGGGACCACTATGACTTCAGGAAAGAGCTCCAAATTGTAAACCTTCTTACTGG GTACATATACCTGGTCGATCGCCTGGGAAGGATAAGATGGCAAGGCTTTGGAACTGCGACACAGGAAGAGTTGTCATCGCTAACAACGTGTACCTCCGTATTGTTAGATGAAAAATGA